A stretch of Treponema vincentii F0403 DNA encodes these proteins:
- a CDS encoding tetratricopeptide repeat protein encodes MSDAFTQSLRSIDFFYIFRYFYGMGMLKLYIDYFKSKLKNLRKSKKEIPIDYEEIVEEQWQADFSKPENCRFVAETGDGYSAAFTPHTTAEPGTGGITLEAQRKHLYAWTVNPVFRYKDVIIEADIRLPEPAKKTNGADVPPDTSDKAGAFAAGLLFRYINQSTFYALLISDAGWVRLDAVVNSTPMPLLGWVKIPHAEQEGTTDDTAAEHTYSIKLIANNTTITIVINGHWIACCEDDTIQAAGKIAFAIQNWETYPQAAALLSRFSLNSIPMAVETAYTEANEFSAVPPDARISLAKTLYAMGRYVPALLQLRAAARLREPAEADRILAGRIYFAQRMLDEAEQEFKAVLEANPSNEEAVAELGGIYYRAERYEDLQHLLNQAPKSMTAQSSFLSNLEGHLFHALGKHEEAAEAYRRAFMVSPDQGLFAFHQANELYDCGKKPEAVDAYIQAARTFLQHEAYDDLAEVITILERIAPDNPQILSIAGKYAYAIGRYDEALLKLKAACKKGSDDSADWYLCGLLLKTDQPKEAIKALKKACALEPDYGLYQFRLAEALFLSNGKYQPVLEKALAADPQNAWIHNLRALAALKENNIEQAEAAIAEARRLLPDEVPLLVNYLEVQRRKGQLAACLPLFDIENGTADLAVERNRAAAFHALANAFAADDSREEAQQWYYKALKLEPKNPELLTDKAENDYELFLLNEADDGLVKALDIKPSVRIYQLIAAISVQKGDYARAEVTLRAGLEAFAENPDLHYDLVCIYRNTKRFEQAQAQLAQLKQYETSDRVDALEKALMQDTGAAVPPAAAKKPRAASKSAASKKSTAATEPAGEQKAVQKPKAAAAKKPKEAADTAAKKKAAPKTGTAAKKKAGAKKASESSE; translated from the coding sequence ATGTCTGATGCGTTTACCCAGTCTCTCCGCTCGATAGACTTTTTTTATATTTTCCGCTATTTTTACGGTATGGGGATGCTCAAACTTTACATCGATTATTTTAAAAGTAAGCTTAAAAATCTGCGGAAATCTAAAAAAGAAATTCCGATCGATTATGAAGAAATTGTTGAAGAACAATGGCAGGCCGATTTTTCCAAACCGGAAAACTGCCGGTTTGTTGCCGAAACGGGCGACGGATACAGTGCCGCTTTTACGCCGCACACTACTGCCGAACCCGGCACGGGCGGTATAACGCTTGAAGCGCAGCGGAAGCATCTCTATGCATGGACGGTAAATCCGGTCTTCCGCTATAAAGATGTCATTATCGAAGCCGATATTCGGCTGCCGGAACCTGCAAAAAAAACAAACGGTGCGGATGTTCCGCCCGATACCTCCGATAAAGCGGGAGCTTTTGCCGCAGGGCTTTTGTTCCGTTATATCAACCAGAGCACCTTTTATGCATTGCTGATATCGGATGCCGGTTGGGTGCGGCTCGATGCGGTGGTCAACAGTACCCCGATGCCCCTTTTAGGCTGGGTAAAAATTCCCCATGCCGAGCAGGAGGGCACTACGGATGATACTGCCGCAGAGCATACCTATTCAATTAAACTTATCGCTAATAATACGACAATCACCATTGTGATAAACGGGCACTGGATTGCCTGCTGCGAAGACGACACCATTCAAGCGGCAGGAAAAATTGCTTTTGCGATTCAAAACTGGGAGACCTATCCGCAAGCGGCAGCCCTGCTCTCCCGCTTTTCGTTAAACTCCATTCCGATGGCGGTAGAAACGGCATACACGGAAGCAAACGAATTTTCCGCAGTACCGCCCGATGCACGCATCAGTCTTGCCAAAACGCTCTATGCGATGGGGCGGTATGTTCCCGCCCTGCTCCAGCTGCGGGCTGCGGCACGGTTACGGGAACCGGCGGAAGCCGACAGGATATTGGCAGGCCGCATCTACTTTGCGCAGCGGATGCTCGACGAAGCGGAGCAGGAGTTCAAAGCGGTGTTGGAAGCGAATCCTTCCAATGAAGAAGCCGTTGCGGAACTCGGCGGTATTTATTACCGTGCGGAACGATATGAAGATTTACAGCACTTGCTGAATCAGGCGCCGAAATCGATGACAGCGCAATCATCATTCCTCTCCAATCTTGAAGGCCATTTATTCCACGCGCTCGGAAAACACGAAGAAGCGGCCGAAGCGTACCGGCGCGCATTTATGGTGAGTCCCGATCAGGGGCTTTTCGCATTTCACCAAGCAAACGAACTGTACGATTGCGGAAAGAAACCGGAAGCGGTGGATGCATACATACAGGCGGCACGGACTTTTTTACAGCACGAAGCTTACGACGATCTTGCAGAAGTCATCACGATATTGGAACGGATAGCCCCGGACAATCCGCAGATTCTTTCGATCGCAGGGAAATACGCTTATGCGATAGGCCGATACGACGAAGCTTTGCTGAAATTAAAAGCCGCTTGTAAAAAAGGTTCCGACGATTCCGCCGACTGGTATCTGTGCGGATTGCTCCTGAAAACAGATCAGCCGAAAGAGGCGATAAAAGCGCTTAAAAAGGCCTGTGCCCTTGAGCCCGATTACGGATTATATCAGTTCCGGTTGGCGGAAGCGCTCTTTTTAAGCAATGGAAAATATCAGCCGGTATTGGAAAAGGCACTTGCCGCCGATCCGCAAAATGCGTGGATACATAATTTACGCGCATTGGCAGCTCTGAAAGAGAACAATATCGAACAAGCCGAAGCGGCAATTGCCGAGGCGCGCCGGCTTCTGCCCGACGAGGTGCCGCTGCTGGTAAACTACCTTGAAGTGCAGCGGAGAAAGGGACAACTTGCAGCGTGCCTGCCCCTCTTCGATATTGAAAACGGCACAGCCGACCTTGCGGTGGAACGGAACCGGGCGGCTGCGTTCCATGCGCTCGCAAATGCATTCGCCGCAGACGATTCCCGCGAAGAAGCGCAGCAATGGTACTATAAAGCGTTAAAACTCGAACCGAAAAACCCCGAACTCCTCACCGATAAGGCGGAAAACGACTATGAGCTGTTTCTCCTTAACGAGGCGGATGACGGTTTGGTGAAGGCGCTCGATATTAAACCGTCGGTACGGATATATCAGCTCATTGCCGCAATATCCGTTCAAAAAGGAGACTATGCCCGCGCCGAAGTAACATTACGGGCAGGGCTTGAAGCTTTTGCCGAAAACCCCGACCTGCACTACGACCTCGTTTGCATATACCGCAACACAAAGCGGTTTGAACAGGCGCAAGCACAACTCGCGCAGCTTAAACAATACGAAACCTCAGACCGTGTCGATGCGCTCGAAAAAGCTCTCATGCAGGATACCGGTGCCGCCGTCCCGCCGGCCGCAGCCAAAAAACCGAGAGCCGCTTCCAAATCCGCCGCAAGCAAAAAAAGCACGGCAGCAACTGAACCGGCAGGAGAACAAAAGGCCGTTCAAAAACCAAAAGCAGCCGCAGCTAAAAAGCCCAAAGAAGCTGCCGACACCGCCGCAAAGAAAAAAGCCGCTCCAAAAACCGGAACGGCGGCGAAAAAAAAAGCCGGCGCAAAGAAGGCGTCCGAATCATCCGAATAA
- a CDS encoding 3-phosphoshikimate 1-carboxyvinyltransferase: MNLLVNAPSFCGTMTAPSSKSHTIRALICASLAESPSFITAPLISGDMESAIQALRQLGVTITEVSHKPLTLKVTPPARGLLSFAEGAVNTGQNSEYSEQGNIPFGHGGKQSGQDEELLLNLGNSGSLLYFLGMILAAAETPVCLTGDESLKSRPAAPLLSVYRQAGISYSAAKPDSDTRSTDVPPLRFCGPLPAGNYQLGGPFSQPVTGLLFTAPLLNGMSRITFNKAGERPYLRMTCDWLRIAGITLTHGGFDTDTCSFEIAGNQRYQPFRTTIPGDWSSALFPLTAAVICNAALTLTNLDPADTQGDSRALSILQAMGADIRCDAERRTVSVFPISGTLRGGRFDCGDIPDAVPILAAAAVFCSGQTLLTNAGVCRFKECDRLAASAEELAKFGAHIVQGENFLRIDGSGGTGLHPAQVRSRGDHRIAMMLAVAACGIAETSCIEDFDCVKISYPRFIEDMNAAGAVFKVQTHQAVCEYPAE; the protein is encoded by the coding sequence ATGAATCTGTTAGTTAATGCGCCGTCTTTTTGCGGAACGATGACAGCGCCTTCTTCCAAAAGCCATACAATCCGCGCCCTTATCTGTGCCTCATTAGCAGAAAGCCCTTCGTTTATTACTGCGCCCCTTATCAGCGGCGACATGGAAAGCGCAATACAAGCGCTGCGGCAGCTCGGCGTTACCATTACGGAAGTATCGCATAAGCCGCTTACACTCAAAGTTACGCCGCCCGCCCGCGGTCTCCTTTCCTTTGCAGAAGGCGCTGTAAATACCGGACAGAACAGCGAATACTCTGAACAAGGCAACATACCGTTCGGACACGGCGGCAAGCAGTCCGGACAGGATGAGGAGCTTTTGCTGAACCTCGGCAATTCGGGTTCCCTACTCTACTTTTTAGGCATGATCCTTGCCGCAGCCGAGACGCCGGTATGCCTCACTGGGGATGAATCCCTCAAAAGCCGCCCTGCCGCGCCGCTGCTTTCGGTATACCGGCAAGCGGGTATTTCATATTCGGCGGCGAAGCCGGATAGCGATACGCGCAGCACGGATGTACCGCCGCTTCGTTTTTGCGGCCCGCTGCCTGCCGGAAATTATCAGCTCGGCGGACCCTTTTCCCAACCGGTAACGGGACTTCTCTTTACGGCGCCGCTTTTAAACGGGATGAGCCGCATCACCTTCAACAAGGCGGGCGAGCGTCCGTACCTCCGGATGACCTGCGATTGGCTGCGCATTGCCGGTATTACCCTCACACACGGCGGCTTCGATACCGATACCTGTTCGTTTGAAATCGCCGGAAACCAACGGTACCAACCGTTCCGTACAACAATACCGGGCGACTGGTCGTCCGCACTCTTTCCCCTTACAGCCGCCGTTATCTGCAATGCGGCGCTTACATTAACAAACCTCGATCCCGCCGACACACAGGGAGACTCGCGGGCTCTTTCGATTTTACAGGCGATGGGGGCTGATATCCGCTGCGATGCGGAGCGCCGCACGGTTTCGGTATTTCCCATATCCGGCACACTAAGGGGCGGACGCTTCGACTGTGGGGATATCCCCGACGCGGTTCCCATACTCGCCGCCGCCGCCGTGTTTTGCTCAGGGCAAACGCTTTTGACAAATGCCGGCGTATGCCGCTTTAAAGAATGCGATAGGCTTGCAGCCTCGGCGGAAGAACTGGCAAAATTCGGGGCGCATATTGTTCAAGGGGAAAACTTTCTCCGCATCGACGGCAGCGGCGGAACCGGCCTCCATCCTGCACAGGTACGGAGCCGCGGCGACCACCGAATCGCCATGATGCTTGCCGTCGCCGCCTGCGGAATCGCGGAGACCTCTTGCATCGAAGATTTCGATTGTGTAAAAATATCCTACCCGCGGTTTATCGAAGATATGAATGCGGCGGGAGCCGTGTTTAAAGTGCAAACGCATCAGGCTGTTTGTGAATACCCCGCAGAATAA
- a CDS encoding sodium-dependent transporter codes for MKQKRELFRTNIGMLLACVGSAMGLANIWMFPARLAEFGGISFLIPYLIFLFGFSAFGLMGEYAFGRKMRKGPVLAFESVVSQKTANPLLRAAGWFPVAALIGILSFYTVIIGWILRYLVLAITNTFPTMDTAFFESFAGTPANIPWTLAAIIATAVIISLGIQKGIERFTTVMMATFYIVVTVMVIRALTLPGALAGVASMLKPKWEAFAHFRIWIYALGMAFFTLSLGGAAMLTYGSYMPEGTDVPRTARQTAGLDFLASVMCALFTVPVAFSLGINPQAGAALLFIAVPNIIANMPAGYIFGILFFLCALFAALTSSIVMLEVPVESLMSKFRIGRKKAAVIISLLAACIAVPLNFDMKVFGTFTDTVAIIIFPLAAVTAAFIIFWVYGAKQTLEDINLHAKHRVGSWYAPYMQYVFVPLCLILVIAGIFLGGL; via the coding sequence ATGAAACAAAAAAGAGAATTGTTTAGAACAAACATTGGAATGCTCCTTGCCTGCGTAGGGTCGGCAATGGGATTGGCAAATATTTGGATGTTCCCCGCCCGTCTCGCAGAGTTCGGAGGCATCTCCTTTCTTATTCCCTATTTGATTTTTTTATTCGGCTTTTCCGCTTTCGGCCTGATGGGAGAATATGCATTCGGGCGAAAGATGCGCAAAGGGCCTGTATTGGCATTTGAATCGGTTGTCTCGCAAAAGACGGCAAATCCCCTGCTCCGCGCTGCCGGATGGTTTCCGGTAGCAGCCCTTATCGGAATCCTGTCGTTCTATACCGTTATCATCGGCTGGATACTGCGTTACCTCGTATTAGCGATTACCAATACCTTTCCGACAATGGATACCGCTTTTTTTGAATCCTTTGCAGGAACTCCCGCCAATATTCCGTGGACGCTCGCTGCTATCATCGCAACGGCGGTTATCATCAGTCTCGGTATTCAAAAAGGCATCGAACGTTTTACCACCGTGATGATGGCCACTTTTTATATCGTTGTTACGGTGATGGTAATCCGTGCGCTCACCTTGCCGGGAGCTCTTGCCGGTGTCGCCTCAATGTTAAAACCGAAATGGGAAGCATTCGCTCATTTCCGCATCTGGATATATGCGCTGGGAATGGCTTTTTTCACATTGAGTCTCGGCGGAGCGGCAATGCTTACGTACGGAAGCTATATGCCGGAAGGCACGGACGTACCCCGCACGGCACGGCAAACGGCAGGTCTGGATTTTCTTGCCTCGGTGATGTGTGCGCTGTTTACCGTTCCCGTCGCGTTTTCGCTCGGCATCAATCCGCAAGCAGGTGCTGCGCTCCTCTTTATCGCCGTTCCTAACATTATCGCGAATATGCCCGCAGGCTACATCTTCGGCATTCTCTTTTTCCTCTGCGCACTGTTTGCAGCCCTAACATCTTCCATCGTCATGCTGGAAGTTCCCGTTGAATCGCTGATGTCCAAATTCAGGATCGGCAGAAAAAAGGCCGCGGTTATCATCTCGCTGTTAGCAGCCTGTATCGCCGTACCGCTCAACTTTGATATGAAGGTATTCGGCACCTTTACCGATACGGTCGCCATCATTATTTTCCCGCTTGCGGCGGTTACGGCAGCCTTTATTATCTTTTGGGTATACGGGGCAAAACAGACGCTCGAAGATATCAACCTCCATGCCAAGCATAGGGTTGGAAGCTGGTACGCCCCCTATATGCAGTACGTCTTTGTACCTTTGTGTTTGATTCTAGTGATTGCCGGGATCTTTCTGGGAGGGTTATAG
- a CDS encoding YebC/PmpR family DNA-binding transcriptional regulator: protein MSGHSKWATIKHAKGAADAKRGQMFTKFIKEISIAARMGGGDPNGNPRLRTAILKARAANMPKDNIERAIKKGTGELGGASYEELLYEGYAPGGVAVLVEVLTDNKNRAAANVRNLFSKNGGNLGATGSVSYMFNRKGVIEYDAEVVSEEKLMEEALEAGAEDIQTEGGIITVTTDPNDFASVLEALQEKGFESVSAEVSMVPATYMSLEAETIRKVLKMVERLEEDDDVQNVYTNLDIPDDFEPEE, encoded by the coding sequence ATGTCTGGACATAGTAAATGGGCGACGATTAAACATGCAAAAGGAGCCGCAGACGCAAAACGCGGCCAGATGTTTACAAAGTTTATTAAAGAAATTTCTATAGCTGCACGTATGGGCGGCGGTGATCCGAACGGAAACCCCCGGTTAAGAACTGCGATATTGAAAGCACGCGCGGCTAACATGCCGAAGGATAACATTGAACGGGCTATTAAGAAGGGTACCGGAGAATTAGGCGGTGCAAGCTACGAAGAGCTGTTATACGAAGGTTATGCACCGGGCGGAGTTGCGGTATTGGTAGAAGTGCTTACCGACAATAAAAACCGGGCTGCAGCGAATGTACGCAACTTGTTTTCTAAAAACGGCGGCAATCTTGGTGCAACGGGATCGGTTTCCTATATGTTTAACCGTAAGGGCGTTATCGAATACGATGCCGAAGTTGTAAGCGAAGAAAAGCTGATGGAAGAAGCTTTGGAAGCCGGTGCGGAAGATATCCAAACAGAGGGTGGTATTATTACGGTAACAACCGACCCCAATGACTTTGCTTCCGTACTTGAAGCCTTGCAGGAGAAAGGATTTGAATCCGTTTCTGCAGAAGTTTCGATGGTGCCCGCAACGTATATGAGTTTAGAGGCAGAAACAATCCGTAAAGTTTTAAAGATGGTAGAACGTCTGGAAGAAGATGACGATGTCCAGAACGTATACACAAACCTTGATATTCCGGATGATTTTGAACCTGAGGAATAA
- a CDS encoding SIR2 family NAD-dependent protein deacylase encodes MFNTIPVKHDTPEEYRQKIEALKTALEKADALLVGAGAGLSTSAGFTYSGERFEKNFADFHAKYGFSDMYTGGFYPYTTPEEHWAYWSRNIMINRYADAPKPVYENVCKLVDRKNYFVLTTNVDHCFQKAGFDKARLFYTQGDYGLFQCSEPCHQATYDNEAQVRAMYERQKDMRIPSELIPYCPRCGKPMSMNLRSDSTFVEDAGWHTAAQRYADFLTTYKDGRILFLELGVGANTPGIIKYPFQQMTANNPQAIYACINYGEAYCFDEIRERAICIDGDIGEVIAEFLRKIPQVAQSPNL; translated from the coding sequence ATGTTCAATACCATACCAGTTAAACATGATACGCCGGAAGAGTACCGGCAAAAGATTGAGGCGCTGAAGACAGCGTTGGAAAAAGCCGATGCGCTTCTTGTCGGCGCGGGAGCGGGGCTTTCAACTTCGGCAGGGTTTACATATTCGGGTGAACGCTTTGAAAAGAACTTTGCGGACTTCCATGCAAAGTACGGTTTTTCGGATATGTATACGGGTGGGTTTTATCCGTATACAACGCCGGAAGAACACTGGGCGTACTGGAGCCGCAATATTATGATTAACCGCTATGCCGACGCGCCTAAACCGGTGTATGAAAATGTGTGCAAGCTGGTTGACAGGAAGAACTATTTTGTACTGACCACGAATGTCGACCACTGCTTTCAAAAAGCCGGCTTTGATAAGGCGCGGCTGTTTTATACGCAGGGGGATTACGGCTTGTTTCAATGCAGCGAGCCGTGCCATCAGGCAACCTACGATAACGAGGCACAGGTGCGGGCTATGTACGAACGGCAAAAAGATATGCGCATCCCTTCCGAGTTAATTCCCTATTGTCCCCGCTGCGGTAAACCGATGAGCATGAATCTGCGCAGCGATTCGACGTTTGTAGAAGACGCCGGATGGCATACTGCGGCGCAGCGCTATGCAGATTTTCTGACCACATATAAAGACGGCCGTATTCTCTTTTTGGAACTCGGCGTCGGTGCAAATACACCCGGCATTATCAAATACCCCTTTCAGCAGATGACGGCGAATAATCCGCAGGCAATCTATGCGTGCATCAATTACGGAGAGGCCTATTGTTTTGACGAAATACGAGAGCGTGCAATCTGTATAGACGGCGATATCGGCGAAGTGATAGCGGAATTCCTGCGAAAAATACCGCAGGTAGCACAATCGCCTAATCTATGA
- a CDS encoding iron-containing alcohol dehydrogenase gives MFNFVFDVPVKILFGKGSVEGLSDEILKYGNRVLICYGGGSIKKIGLYDTITAQLKSKGIFYAELSGISPNPRIEEVEKGIALVREHKLNFILPVGGGSTIDCAKAIAAGAHYNGDPWDIVTRKASATEVIPLGTVLTLAATGSEMNCGAVITNFKTKEKLGFEIPLLMPKFSVMDPCYTFSVPKEHTAAGTADIMSHTFESYFSLDDGAFLQDRFAEAVLKTCIHYGPIALKEPDNYDARANLMWAGTWAINGLLGNGKMTMWSAHPMEHELSAFYDITHGVGLAILTPHWMRHVLNGNTVHKLAEYGVNVWGLPANADVYETANAAIDKTSEFFASLGIPMTLREVGIGEEHLEQMAEAAVLHRSRSGKIRGFQTLTAADVLAIYKAAL, from the coding sequence ATGTTCAATTTTGTGTTTGATGTACCGGTAAAGATTTTGTTCGGAAAAGGCAGTGTCGAAGGTCTTTCCGATGAGATATTAAAATACGGCAATAGGGTGCTGATCTGCTACGGAGGCGGAAGCATCAAAAAAATCGGCCTTTACGATACGATAACGGCGCAGTTAAAATCAAAAGGTATTTTTTACGCGGAACTGTCCGGCATTTCTCCCAATCCGCGGATAGAAGAAGTTGAAAAAGGTATCGCATTGGTACGGGAACATAAGCTCAATTTTATTCTTCCCGTCGGCGGAGGCAGCACTATCGATTGCGCTAAGGCGATTGCTGCGGGGGCACACTATAACGGCGACCCGTGGGATATTGTGACCCGAAAGGCGTCCGCTACGGAGGTCATCCCGCTCGGTACCGTCTTAACCCTCGCAGCGACGGGTTCCGAGATGAACTGCGGAGCCGTTATCACCAACTTTAAAACGAAGGAAAAACTCGGTTTTGAAATTCCGCTCCTTATGCCTAAATTCTCCGTGATGGATCCATGCTACACGTTTTCGGTGCCTAAAGAGCATACGGCGGCCGGTACTGCGGATATTATGAGCCATACGTTTGAAAGTTATTTTTCGTTGGACGACGGCGCCTTCCTGCAAGACCGGTTCGCCGAGGCCGTGCTTAAAACCTGTATCCATTACGGCCCCATTGCGCTGAAGGAACCGGATAACTACGACGCCCGCGCCAATCTGATGTGGGCTGGTACATGGGCGATTAACGGTTTGTTGGGTAACGGGAAAATGACGATGTGGTCTGCTCACCCGATGGAACACGAGCTGAGCGCTTTTTACGACATTACGCACGGAGTAGGACTTGCAATTCTGACACCCCATTGGATGCGGCACGTGCTGAACGGCAATACCGTGCATAAACTTGCCGAGTACGGCGTCAATGTGTGGGGGCTGCCTGCAAATGCCGATGTATATGAAACCGCAAACGCCGCCATCGACAAAACCTCGGAATTTTTCGCATCGCTCGGTATTCCGATGACACTGCGTGAAGTCGGCATCGGCGAAGAACACCTTGAACAGATGGCGGAAGCGGCCGTGCTGCACCGGAGCCGCAGCGGAAAAATCCGCGGTTTCCAAACCTTAACGGCGGCCGATGTCCTTGCAATCTATAAAGCTGCACTGTAA
- the ligA gene encoding NAD-dependent DNA ligase LigA, with the protein MAKNTRIQELEALIKKHQNLYYNAEPEISDADFDMLWDELRSLDPQNELFATVPKDSADGFPKAEHIIPMGSQEKAADPESFQKWAEKMPFTEFLVQYKLDGASMELQYEKGRLIRAVTRGDGKIGDDITANVKKMQGVVLELKGDSAPTGAAPFSGGVRGEVLMTKEVLHRFYPDKKNCRNAANGLMKRKDGSGSEHLEIICYDAAAGTIGHPFTELAPFTTETEKLNWLKTQGFLQVPVTRCGSVREVIDYRAHIMDIRSTIPYDIDGLVIKNDLIDIADLSRARPEKQIAFKFSLEEAITALRSVEWSESGVTYTPIALIDPVQLAGTTVKRANLCNPNMIAELNLQIGSRVLVTKRGEIIPKIEALIENPASAKPIEQPSRCTSCGTVLRDEGTRLYCPNPACPKLIHHRIEKWIDTLDIQDFGTTLIKRLFDTQRIRSVSDLYTLTVEELAAFERMGQKSAEKVYRALHAKREIPLPVFVAGFDIEGIGRTMMEKLVDAGFDTLEKLLAASEEDFAAVYQFGSVLAHTLTAGLREVKDEMLRLTGLGIIVIQPPASAQENLPLAGKSFCFTGELNSLKRKEAEAMVQQKGGTVKSSVTKGLTYLVTNTPDSGSSKNKKAQELGTVIITEEEFLKLL; encoded by the coding sequence ATGGCAAAGAATACACGGATACAAGAACTTGAAGCGCTGATAAAAAAGCATCAGAACTTATATTATAACGCGGAACCGGAAATTTCGGATGCGGATTTTGATATGCTGTGGGATGAACTGCGTAGTCTTGACCCTCAAAATGAGCTGTTTGCGACGGTACCTAAGGACAGTGCCGATGGCTTTCCTAAGGCGGAACATATTATTCCGATGGGAAGCCAAGAAAAAGCGGCGGATCCCGAAAGCTTCCAAAAGTGGGCTGAAAAGATGCCGTTTACCGAGTTTCTTGTACAATATAAACTTGACGGCGCCAGTATGGAGCTGCAATACGAAAAAGGGCGGCTTATCCGTGCGGTAACGCGGGGCGACGGTAAAATCGGCGACGATATTACTGCAAATGTTAAAAAGATGCAGGGCGTTGTGCTTGAGCTGAAAGGCGATTCCGCTCCTACCGGAGCCGCTCCTTTTTCAGGCGGGGTGCGCGGCGAAGTGCTGATGACCAAAGAGGTGTTGCACCGCTTTTATCCCGATAAAAAAAATTGCCGGAATGCGGCAAACGGCTTGATGAAGCGGAAGGACGGTAGCGGCAGCGAGCATCTCGAAATTATCTGTTACGATGCCGCGGCGGGAACAATCGGGCATCCCTTTACCGAACTGGCGCCTTTCACCACGGAGACGGAAAAACTTAACTGGCTTAAAACGCAGGGCTTTTTACAAGTGCCGGTTACGCGGTGCGGCAGCGTGCGGGAGGTTATCGACTACCGCGCCCATATTATGGATATTCGTAGTACAATTCCCTATGACATCGACGGCCTTGTCATCAAAAACGACCTGATCGATATTGCCGACCTTAGCAGGGCGCGGCCGGAAAAGCAAATCGCTTTTAAGTTCAGTTTGGAGGAAGCGATTACCGCGCTTCGCAGCGTCGAGTGGAGCGAATCGGGCGTTACCTATACTCCCATTGCGCTCATCGATCCGGTGCAGTTGGCGGGAACAACCGTTAAACGGGCAAATCTCTGCAACCCGAATATGATTGCGGAGCTGAACTTGCAGATCGGCAGCAGGGTGTTGGTAACCAAGCGGGGAGAGATCATCCCTAAGATAGAAGCGCTTATCGAAAACCCTGCGTCAGCTAAGCCCATCGAACAGCCGAGCCGGTGCACGAGCTGCGGAACCGTGCTCCGTGACGAAGGGACGCGCCTATATTGCCCCAATCCTGCTTGTCCCAAGCTGATCCACCACCGGATAGAAAAATGGATTGATACCCTCGACATTCAGGATTTCGGTACAACGCTTATCAAGCGCTTATTTGACACACAGCGCATCCGTTCCGTTTCCGACCTGTATACGCTTACCGTTGAGGAACTCGCCGCTTTTGAACGGATGGGGCAAAAGTCGGCGGAGAAGGTGTACCGCGCACTGCACGCTAAGCGGGAAATCCCGCTGCCGGTCTTTGTTGCCGGTTTTGATATCGAAGGGATCGGCCGAACCATGATGGAAAAATTGGTTGACGCAGGTTTTGACACCCTTGAAAAACTGCTTGCAGCCTCGGAAGAAGATTTTGCCGCCGTATATCAGTTCGGCAGCGTCCTTGCTCATACGCTTACGGCCGGTCTCCGCGAGGTAAAAGATGAAATGCTTCGCCTGACCGGTTTGGGGATTATCGTTATTCAGCCGCCCGCCTCCGCTCAAGAGAATCTCCCGTTAGCAGGAAAAAGCTTTTGCTTTACCGGAGAGCTGAATAGTTTAAAACGGAAAGAAGCGGAGGCTATGGTTCAGCAAAAAGGCGGAACGGTAAAATCGTCGGTAACAAAGGGACTCACTTATTTGGTAACCAATACGCCCGATTCAGGCTCATCAAAAAACAAAAAGGCTCAGGAACTCGGTACCGTGATTATTACCGAAGAAGAGTTTTTAAAACTGCTGTAA